From Bradyrhizobium erythrophlei:
GGTCGAATCCCTTGTTGATCTCCTCAAGCTTGAGCACGTGGGTAATCATCGGGTCGATCTGGATCTTGCCGTTCATGTACCAGTCGACGATCTTCGGCACGTCGGTACGGCCGCGCGCGCCGCCGAACGCCGTGCCCTTCCAGACCCGGCCGGTCACGAGCTGGAATGGCCGGGTGGAAATTTCCTTGCCGGCTTCCGCCACCCCGATGATGACCGATACGCCCCAGCCGCGATGACAGGCTTCCAGCGCCTGGCGCATCACGTTGGTATTGCCGGTGCAATCGAAGGTGTAATCGGCGCCGCCGTCGGTCAGCCCGACCAGATGGGCGACGATATCGCCATCGACCTTGGACGGGTTGACGAAATGGGTCATGCCGAAGCGGCGTCCCCATTCCTCCTTGCTGTCGTTGAGGTCGACGCCGACGATCTTGTCGGCGCCCACCATCTTCGCGCCCTGGATGACGTTGAGGCCGATGCCGCCGAGCCCGAACACGACGACATTGGCGCCGGGCGTGACCTTGGCGGTATTCACCACCGCGCCGACGCCGGTCGTGACACCGCAGCCGATATAGCAACTTTTGTCGAACGGCGCGTCTTCGCGGATCTTTGCCACCGCGATTTCCGGCAGCACGGTGAAGTTCGAGAAGGTCGAGCAGCCCATGTAGTGGAAGATCGGCTTTCCCTTGGTGCTGAAGCGCGACGTCCCGTCGGGCATCAGCCCCTTGCCCTGGGTCGCCCGGATGGCGGTGCAGAGGTTGGTCTTTTGACTGAGGCAGCTTTTGCACTGGCGGCATTCGGGCGTGTAGAGCGGGATCACATGATCGCCTGGCTTGACCGACATGACGCCGGTTCCGACCTCCCGGACGATGCCGGCCCCTTCATGGCCGAGGATCGAGGGGAAGATTCCCTCGCTATCGAAACCGTCGAGCGTGTAGGCGTCGGTGTGGCAAATTCCCGTCGCCTTGATCTCGACCAGGACTTCACCCGCCTTGGGTCCTTCCAGGTCGACCTCGACGATTTCAAGCGGCTTCTTCGCCTCGAACGCGACTGCGGCGCGTGTCTTCATTTTGTGCTCCTGTTGCGCTCTTCAACACTGCAGAACATGTCATCGTCCGCGCTGTGCGCATTCACGACTTTTCCGCGCCTTCATTTGAGCCCCGTACAACTGGTTTCGGCCTGCTTGGCCGCCTCAGGCTTGTCTTCGTGCTTGGGTGGACGGCCGCCGGGAATGGCGCCGTTGGCCCGCGCGCGCAGGTACACGTAGATGTCGTCGAGGAAGCACATCACGTTCGAGTTTTCGGCGAACGACGGCATGACCTTGTCGTTGGCGGCATCGACGTTCTTGCGGCCGTTGGTCACGACATTGTTGAAGTCGACATAGCTGAGCGTCTTCAGCGACTCCGCCAGCGCCGGCGCGTAGCTCGATCCCTCGCCGTTCGGACCGTGGCAGACGTGGCAGTCCGAATGATAGCGGCGAAAGCCGGAATAGGTGTACCAGTCGACGGTTCCGTCCTCGCTGACCTTGTAGGTTGGATTGCCGTCCTTGTCGGCGTATTTGCCGCTGTCGGATGAAGCCACCGCCGGATCGCCCGATCCGTCGGCACAAGCGGCCGTGCCGGCAAAGGCGATCGCCAGGATGACGAACGCGAATTTCCAGGGATTGATCCTCACGCAACTGTCCTTGTGCATTTCCAAATTGGGGGCCGGATA
This genomic window contains:
- a CDS encoding S-(hydroxymethyl)glutathione dehydrogenase/class III alcohol dehydrogenase; this encodes MKTRAAVAFEAKKPLEIVEVDLEGPKAGEVLVEIKATGICHTDAYTLDGFDSEGIFPSILGHEGAGIVREVGTGVMSVKPGDHVIPLYTPECRQCKSCLSQKTNLCTAIRATQGKGLMPDGTSRFSTKGKPIFHYMGCSTFSNFTVLPEIAVAKIREDAPFDKSCYIGCGVTTGVGAVVNTAKVTPGANVVVFGLGGIGLNVIQGAKMVGADKIVGVDLNDSKEEWGRRFGMTHFVNPSKVDGDIVAHLVGLTDGGADYTFDCTGNTNVMRQALEACHRGWGVSVIIGVAEAGKEISTRPFQLVTGRVWKGTAFGGARGRTDVPKIVDWYMNGKIQIDPMITHVLKLEEINKGFDLMHQGKSIRSVVVF
- a CDS encoding c-type cytochrome, methanol metabolism-related, producing the protein MNPWKFAFVILAIAFAGTAACADGSGDPAVASSDSGKYADKDGNPTYKVSEDGTVDWYTYSGFRRYHSDCHVCHGPNGEGSSYAPALAESLKTLSYVDFNNVVTNGRKNVDAANDKVMPSFAENSNVMCFLDDIYVYLRARANGAIPGGRPPKHEDKPEAAKQAETSCTGLK